In Oreochromis niloticus isolate F11D_XX linkage group LG22, O_niloticus_UMD_NMBU, whole genome shotgun sequence, the sequence ACAAAAGAAGCggaattaattatttttttaaattcttataCGGGCCGACTCACCGTTGCCCCTCTGATGTCCTGCAGGGCCCTCCTGGTAGGCCTGGTCTTCCTGGAGCTGATGGAGTTCCTGGACCTCCTGGAACTTCACTCATGCTGCCTGTGAGTCACCTTTAACCTTTCAGCCTTTACTGATTATGGAAACTATTAGAATAGCCATAAATATGAGTCATATTTGGgcaaatgttttgtttatacCTTTCAGatctgaatgtattttaactcTTTACTGTCCGTGTTAGGGGTCAGGGGTCAGTGTTGGTTTTTCTATAAGCATCGAGATTTGGGTCTTTCAAAGTTAATTAGTTCAGGTTTTCCTCATTGAACACAGCTGCAGTCTACAGGAATGCTCTCAGATGTTGAGTTCTTTGTGTATTCAAAAGATTATTccttgttttttatatatatgttacAGTAATTCTGTGTCACTGTCACTGATCAGATCTGAGTCTGAATGTTTGTTCTGTGTTTGCAGTTCCGCTTCGGGCAGAGTGGAGGAGACAAGGGGCCGGTCGTTTCTGCACAGGAGGCTCAGGCTGCAGCCATCTTATCCCAAGCCAGGGTCAGATATGACTCTTTATTTCACATTTCAGCTTTTCTATCTATGAGTGGATTACTGGTGCTTTGTTTCTGCCCAGTATTGTCACCTTTTGTGAAAGACATTGTTtctaatttattattaaaattgcACTTTgttgattatttctttttttctatttatgtAATGAAAACTCAGAATCAAAATAAGACTTTAATGTGGTCAGTAAGAGATGATGtgttataaaaacacaaatataacaGAAAACCTGTGAACAGGACAGCAGGTATCCTGTGAACATTAAGATGATGATCTTATCCAGGGAACATAAATCAATATGCAAACAGAGTTTCTTCCTGAATCACTGCTATAAGCAGCTGTCATGTTTTCTGTAGATGGCTCTGAAGGGGCCTCCTGGACCAATGGGATTCACCGGACGCCCCGGACCCCTGGTATGCTACCTTTCATTTGGATCATAATAATCGGTCTGTTCTCTAAGTGTATATGACATCATCATTAATAAAATGAGACTGAGATGATTGAGTCTCTTTCAGGGAAGTCCAGGAAGTCCTGGTTTGAAGGGAGAGCTTGGAGACCCCGGTCCTCAGGTAAATCACAACAGCTGTGTGTAAAATTATTAATGCAGTgactttaaaattattattattattcctgtATTGTGTCTGTGAGATCACAGTTATAACTGGCACTTCTGACGGGCCTCTGGTTTATTTCCAGGGTCCCAGGGGTCCCCACGGTTTGATGGGCCCTCCAGGCAAAGCAGGAAGAAGAGTGAGTATGAACAGCTGACATTTTTATTAAGATGTGTGTATCACTTGtcgttgtatttttttgtttttttaagttttatgaGAGTAGGTGTCGTTTCAGGCCTGCTGCTTCTAAAGATGGAAGCAGCAGGCCTGAAGCTCTGAATTTAAGGCTGTCACCAGAAAGTTTTAGTCCAGAAAGTTTTGCATTTGTCCATCCAGATGCTCACCTGTGGTCCTCTTTAAGCCGTCTTTAAACATGGGTTCACTTAAACATGTTCTTCCTCTGCTCCTCGCAGGGCCGTGCTGGAGCTGATGGTGCCAGAGGAATGCCAGGAGAGCCTGGAGCTAAGGTACCCTCACTGCCTTTATTTAAACACCACCAGCCTGAAGCCTCCACTCTGTCTCTGTAGCTTTTTTATTGGTCCAATAAGAATagatattaaaaattaaatctGGTGTCATTTTGGAGTCAAAACCTGGACACAGTCAGTTTGTTCTCCCTGATTATTCAGCCATATGCTGACTCATTGTTATTGTATTGAGATCATTTCTGATGCATTTCTATCTTCTACAGtgagataataataatgtttacgtctgtctctttcacaggGCGACCGTGGTTTCGATGGTCTTCCTGGTCTGCCTGGTGATAAAGGACACAGGGTCAGTCCAACAATCTCAAAAACAATGATTGTTTTTCAGTTATAATCTTTATTAACACTGGAGAATAATTCATTTACATCTGCTTCATCCTTATATTTTATTAGGGTGACTCTGGACCAATGGGACCACCAGGGGGCACAGGAGAGGACGGAGAGCGGGTACGTAGATCTGCAAATATTATAATCTTATTATTACATTCAGATGTTGTGTCACTGCTGATAAcgtgcttcttcttctgtgtttgtaggGAGATGATGGAGACGTTGGACCCAGGGGTCTCCCAGGTGAACCAGTGAGTGTTTCAGTGACAGCCCAGCTGATTCTACATCTCCCACTATTTCCTATTTATATTCTATTCGTGCTTTTATTGTCTGTGTTTTAAATGGTCTCCCAAAATACATGCCTCTGTTTTTATATCTCACATAACAAGGTCACCTTTGCACCTGTTGTTTCATAATCATCATACCCTTATGATATTTTAGGGAATCTTTACTGTAATTAATAATGTAGTGCAGTAACAGAAAGACGGAGGAGGAGCCAACGTGCTTTTAGAATCACTGGAATATGGAGTTGTGTTTTTTATGCAGCTAGTTGTAGGTCAGACTTTTAGATTTGATAAAGAAGGAGAATGCAGATTACCTGTTTAAATAGCTCATTCTGCACATATATTTATACTTTATAAACGTATAAGTTCTCTTTCTTTATGAATtatgttttcctttcttttcgaTTAAAAACAGTAgcatgtgtgagtgaatgatcTTGGTTTGCATGAGCGTCTTACGCCTGTGTGTTCTTGTGTGTTTGCAGGGACCTCGTGGTTTGCTCGGACCCAAAGGTCCTCCAGGAATCCCCGGACCTCCTGTGAGTAAAAGCGATTTCACGCCCAGCCTTCTGCTGGTATTTTGGCTGCATTGTTTTACCCCACTCTGACCACTGAGCACCCACAGCACCACCTGAACCAACAGCCAGTCACCTGGTTTCATCCCAAATCTAAAAATGAGCATGTGATGTTCCCACAGCCTCCTCAAAACAATAAAGACATGtagaaaaaatgaatgaatgatataTTTAAACTTTCTGCTTGTTCTGCTAAAGTAAAGTTTTAGCTTTAAGGGAAGTTTACTCCATCGGTTTAATATGACAGAAGCAGAAACATCAGTGTTTTTGTTCCTTGTCAAAGCTGAAGCTTAATGAcagattttaaatatgtaatgttaaacacagtgaacactTTTTATTACCTTAcactctcactttttttttttaaattttataacaTGTTTTAGTACAAACCAGCGTTTTCAGACGAACACTTTGTGCACTTTTTTCCAAAAACCTGTGTAAAATTAGCCGACTGCACTTTAAGTAGGAAGATGCCCACAAAGACAAACCTGCATCAACAtcaacatgttttgttttctgtgagtGATGCTGAGCAAAGCACCAGAGATGATGTTTTCAGTTCCTGTTCCCTGGATGCTTTGAGTAGAAGCTGACATTTAGACATTTACGGggaattgtttttaatttcttcctCTCGCTCTTCTCTCAGGGTGTTCGAGGAAACGATGGACCCCACGGTCCCAAAGGAAGCTTGGTCAGTAACAGTTTCCATGTTGTCATGTTATCATGTGTATTTGAACATCTAAGATCACAACTCATAATGTTAACACAAAGCTTTTCTTTTAGCTAGTTCCTGACAGattctctcttcctcctctgccctTCACTTTGTCCTGCACTGATCGTTATTCTCTCCTCTTCTGTTTCTGTCTCTCAGGGTCCCCAAGGTGAGCCAGGACCTCCAGGTCAGCAGGGAACCCCAGGAACTCAGGTGAGACACAGAACACCTGATCATTATCACGTACCCGATCAGTGATAATGTATGGGCATAGCTATGCAGGAACATGCACACAAAGATATGAAGAAAGATTAATGCTTAAATTGTAATAATTACATAAACTGATTAAAGGTCACACGTGTTTTTTGCAGGGAATGCCGGGACCTCAGGGGGCCATCGGACCCCCAGGAGAGAAAGTAagactttaaatatttatcaTACTCTATTTAAAGTACAGTTACATAATGAATGTTGGCTACGAATAACTATTCAACAATACACAGTCATATAATAGTTGGAATATTATTAATTCATTACATTATTCAACTCTATTCTCCAACTCTGACATTTAAATACTGCAGTGGTCACACTGAGAAAGTAAACAAAGGGAGTAGGATGTGCTGTTGTCTGGAAGAGATCTTTAAACACCTGTTACAGCAGGAGTCTGTGGGATGTTTGAGAATTATAGTAACCAATCAAATTCACACATCTCACAAAGGTGAAAATATGATGGTTATTGTCAGAGATGATGATCTTATGCTATTCCACCTAAAAATGAATCTTCTAAATTAAGTTTGATATCAAGTGCAGGGTTTACCTCATGCACACGCAGTACAGCACACAGCTGACTGCATGAAGACTGCAGTCACTCTCATATAACCGACAACCACTTACAGCTGCAGCTGTGACAGTGACAGCATGAATATCTCTGAAACTAAAGTGAAGTTATGCATCCTTACCTCATTCACATCAACACTTTCCCCTCCAGAGAATACTtacaaaagaaggaaaaggccGAGCTGTGATTTCAGCACTCTTATAGAATAACACTGGTACTCTGTGTCAGTGCActtttctctcactcacactTCAACCGTGTGAGTCTGTCGTACTCGTCAGCGACGAAGCAGAAAAGCGACCTTCATTCAGATATGAGACGTTTCAAATAAGGAGCATTTATCGACCTTATATACACTTTGTCTCCTTCTCCAGGGTCCCACAGGAAAACCAGGTCTCCCAGGAATGCCTGGAGCTGATGGGCCTCCTGTatgtttgtctttctttatATTGTTTATTAAGTTGGACCACCTAAAGCTAGCTGATGTCTTTTCGAAGCCTTAAACTCTCTATTGTTACAGGGTCACCCAGGAAAGGAGGGGCCTCCTGGCACCAAGGGGAACCAGGTGGGTGTCATAACTCCATCACTTCTATAACAAACCCAATTCACCAAATTATTATCCATCCTAACAGGAGACCTGTACGCTCTGTTAGGTTTGTCCTTGTGGTCGTAGTTACCACAGAGTGTGTGTTGTGCTGTAAACCTGCTTTCTTTGGTCTGCAGGGTCCTAACGGTCCTCAGGGAGCTATCGGCTATCCTGGTCCTCGGGGCGTCAAGGTCACTGCActtcatttttaatgtgtcaTAAAAGAAATTagcaaagacattttttaatgtgatttattAGAATGCAAATGTATTGATTATGAAATTGTTGTGATCACAGGGAGAACAAGGCATCCGCGGCCTGAAAGGCCACAAAGGAGAAAaggtaaatgaataaatatcacatttacACAATAAGATGGTGTTAATGTGAACATTTGGtgattaaaaaaggaaaacagagatATCATGTGATTGCATTATACTTTAAAACATGGTTGATGTCATGAACATCTattcattgtgtttttatttgtttttgttgccaGGGAGAAGACGGCTTCCCGGGAATTAAAGGAGATTTCGGTGTAAAGGGAGAAAGGGTAAAGTCTGAATAATGAAGCAGCTGATTGGTCAGTTGGCTGGTTCTTTAATGTAACACTAGATGGCTGAATGAAAGACTGGTCTAGATTTTTAATCTAACCCATGTTAATATTTGCTTTGAGGTATTGCTTTGTATACAGCACAGATTTAATCTCACAGCTGTGTTTCCACTCTGATCTCTTACAGGGAGAGATTGGAGTATCAGGGCCCAGAGGAGAGGACGGTCCGGAGGGGCCAAAGGGTCGTGTTGGACCCCCCGGTGAGGTTGGAGCTATTGGACTGATTGGTGAGAAGGTATGAACTGTTTAATTAAGCCAGACTGCATAaaagtaattattttttattattcagaCCATCATTTAATACTTTTATAACAAACTTGTGTAAGAATGATATTTTACCTGTACCTGGGATCTGAAACAagtatttatttgaatttttatgaatatttgagggttttttatgttttattgatgTGAATTTCTCCATTGAACCTGACATTTAACTTTATAACATGAATTTTATTACAAGATAACGTGACTGTTACACCTGTGCATCATGTCGAGTGCTTCTCAGCTTTCTCACCTACATGCCAGCATTAATCAGTCATAACTAGCTGGTTTGTAGTGAAGCAGGTTAGAAAACGCAGTCACACCTGCTGTGATTAATTACGTCATCGTTTGTTTCCAGGGTAAACTCGGTGTACCTGGAGTTCCCGGATATCCTGGAAGACAAGGACCAAAGGTAAGAGAAGCACGTGCCTTTCATTAACACTGACTCAGTGGTTGATCCTGATGGAACAGCTGATCCTGacatgttggtttgtttttaggGATCTCTTGGATTCCCAGGATTCCCTGGTTCAAACGGCGAGAAGGGAACAAGGGTAAGACGACGTCTCTGTGGAAGAATTTACATCAAAAGTCAGACATTTAAACTTAACAAGGATTAAAATGCTCAGGTTATAACAAAAGTTCTAATGTTAACTAATGTTTAATGTTAACTGTCTGTCTGATTCTCTTCAGGGTCCTTCTGGCAAACCAGGTCCGAGAGGACAGAGAGGCCCGACGGTACTTTTTCTGTTTATCATGTTCAGGTTTTAGAAGCTGCTCTGCTCACAGTGTTAAAGAATAACAGTACATCACTCATCATCAGTTTAACCTCTGGTGATCAGCAGAAACACAGAGTTGTTTAATTATTCCTTCATATGATTTGAGTGTATCGTAGTAACTTAACTATACGTGCTGTCTTTGACCATCAGGGCCCCCGAGGGCAGAGAGGGCCGAGGGGGGCCACGGGGAAGCCAGGAGCAAAGGTTTGTCTGCACACCTGAAACAAACTGTCCACACTGTGATTTACTGATGAATCCTGTTTTCACTTCATATTTTCCATGAATGTGTGAAAGAAATTGCCCGGATCTCATCtttatattaatatttgaaCAAAAATGTCAGAgctggatttatttatttttttaaacaagactTGCCTAAAAACTCTCGACACCATTTACATTTATTGCTTTTGATTTTTGCCTGTAaataatttgaataaaaaaagaagagtttGTATTTAATTCATTCTTCTTTTATTGCTCCTGTCAGGGAACCTCAGGAAGTGATGGACCTCATGGTCCTCCTGGAGAGAGGGTGAGTGTTGAAGTTCACAGAAGCGTGTCCTGCTTGGAAAAACTTACTTTTAATTTTGAGTCATGTATTTAATGTTCTTACTTTACCACATATGATTTCTCAGGGATTGCCAGGACCTCAGGGAGCCAATGGTTTCCCCGGACCAAAGGGACCTCCTGTAAGTAAACGTTTTCATTTACGGTTCCTCACAGACTGATTTTAGTAATGCTACAAATTCAGGTTGATATCACTGAGCTATTAATAAAAAAACTGAGGTACTTTGTACAGTTTGATAAAATtggtttattgttttattacagGGACCACCAGGAAAGGATGGGCTGCCAGGACATCCCGGACAGAGAGGAGAAGTTGTAAgttaaatttgtattttttattaattctagATAATTTCTAGATAAACTGTTAACTGAGTTTGTCTCTTGCAGGGTTTCCAAGGTAAAATGGGTCCACCTGGGCCTCCTGGAGTTGTTGGACCTCAGGTGAGTTCATTCATCGTGGTGCAGATACTGTTACTGCTACAGCAAATCACATCGAGCTTCTTAATCACGAGCCAACTTACACACTTCACTTCTCCATATTCACACCCTGCTGCTTTGCATTCTTCCTTCCATCAttgctttcttcttctctcaactctcttcatgtccatcttcCAGGGCCCATCAGGAGAGACCGGCCCCATGGGTGAGCGTGGCCATCCCGGACCTCTAGGTCCACCTGGCGAGCAGGGGCTTCCTGGTCCTTCAGGGAAAGAGGGCACCAAGGGGGACCCTGGACCCCCAGGACGCCCTGGAAAAGATggtcctgcaggactgagaggcTTCCCAGGAGAGAGAGGACTTCCTGGAACCCCTGTGAGTATAAATGATCCAGCATATGTCATCAAGCCAGGATCCAGGTGTTTAAGAAACATTTCTTACCTCAGTTATTAGAATAAGAGTGTGATGATTATTCCTTCATGGTCATTTCTTCCAGGGTGGTGGAGGACTGAAGGGAGGCGAAGGACCTGCTGGACCTCCTGGACCTGCTGTAGGTTTctgttcatattaaaaaacaactcatttaaaaaaatgttcatagTGCAGAAATAATGGAGGCAAATCTGGATCTCTCAGTTAAGTGAGGAGAGAACAGCGCGTACTCTGAGTTTGGACGTTAACCATCattgtgtttgtttcatttttcaaatcTCTCACTGTGAgatagaaatattttaaaaacttttaaaatctGTTACTCATTCTTCCAACTTAAGAATTAATTATTCACTTAATGAAAACCTGCTGTGGTTGGTGCTGACCTCATGTATTTCTTAGGGGTCTCCTGGTGAGCGGGGCCCAGCTGGTACTGCTGGACCCATTGGACCTCCTGGCAGACCAGGCCCTCAGGGCCCACCTGGACCAGCTGGAGAGAAGGGAGTCCCTGTGAGTCTTCTGGATGTGTTAATCAAATTTAGTCTGTCCAGCTAATGATGAATATCAATTATTGATTTctctgttctctctttctcctgctCAGGGTGAGAAAGGGCCCATTGGCCCAGCAGGTCGGGACGGAGTGCAGGGTCCCGTGGGTCTGCCCGGCCCTGCTGGAACAGCTGGAGTTCCCGGCGAGGACGGAGACAAGGCCAGTAACTCTAAGTAACAGAGATCACACGTTAGCTTAAGATTCTTGGAAAGCTGCAGGGTGAATGTTTCACCTCAGAAGGTGGTGCCTGTATGTCAAGAGTCAAAATAGCTCAGAGtgtgaaataaaatgaattttgtttattgtttcagGGTGAGGTTGGAGAGCCCGGTCAGAAGGGCGCCAAAGGAGGCAAAGGCGAGCATGTGAGTGACTTAAATCAGGGGTTCATATTTACCTCTGATGGTAACGATCAGAAGCTAATAATGCTGTTTCTTTCTTAATGATTGTTGTTTCTCATGTTCATGTGCTTGTTTGTGGTTATTTGCAGGGTCCTCCTGGTCCACCCGGGCCGCTCGGTCCTGTAGGTCAGCCTGGTCCAGCTGTGAGTagaaactcttttttttatttcaagtgCCTGCATTTGATGATGGCTGCAGTTTTTACTTTACTGATTTGATAAAGGTCTTGTTAAAATGAAAACGTAGTTATGTGACGAATATACACGATTATTCCTGATATGATGAGAAGTTTAGACCCACCCAGTCAGGAGAACAGCACATTAACTGTTCTTATCTCCTGTTTATGTCcttgttgttcttcttctgtggtgcaGGGTGCTGATGGAGATCTTGGACCGAGGGGGCAGCAGGGTCCTTTCGGAGCTAAAGGTGACGAGGGAACTCGAGGCTTCCCAGGAGCACCAGGTCCCATCGGACTCCAggtaaaaacatgaaaacatcaaAAAGCAACAACACTTCCTTTCTTTATGTTGGATTCGATGTGAATACTCGTGCACGTCGAGCGTCGCTCTTGTGCAAAGCTCCTAATCCAGAACTTTGACCTTTGCTCTGCAGGGATTGCCAGGACCATCcggagagaaaggagagacgGGAGATGTTGGACCTATGGTGAGTTTCACAAACACATGAATATTGTAATAACTGGTAAAGACGtatgaaacaaaataaatgaaatgatgaTAATAACCAAATCCTCTTTATGTTTCCAGGGTCCTCCAGGCCCTCCAGGACCCCGTGGCCCTGCTGGACCCAGCGGAGCTGACGTGAGTGTTTGGAGCTTTTACTGAACCTCTGTGAAACTCACAGGAAGCTAAACAGGAATTATTCAAAATGTTTCagtaacagaaataaaatgGTACCTAACCTTTTACATCAAGTTAATTGTATCATAGTAAATTCTCATAAAACTAAAAATCATTGTTCAGCGTTAATTTAAGTAGATTATCTGATTCTTTTCCCTCTGAGTAACTGTTGATGGAAATTATTTGAtcagttgtttttgtctgttttcaggGTCCTCAAGGTCCTCCTGGTGGTATTGGTAATCCTGGACCTGTTGGAGAGAAGGTGCAGTAGTGAGGGAATATTTTTACTGCTTTgtgtccaaaaaaagaaaaactggatTAAAATGTGTGATGTTTGTTCCACAGGGAGAGCCCGGTGAGGCCGGACCACCTGGAATCGTAGGAGAGCCTGGAAAGAAGGTGAACAGTCTTAACACTATTTTGAGCCGATGCATCAGGAGCTCATGCTGTCGCTGATATCTAAATATCATCCATGAGTAAACAAAGAGGTGTGCACTTCTGTGGACAGGGTCCTCGTGGAGAGCGCGGAGAGAAGGGAGAGGCGGGCCAACCTGGAACTGCTGGACCTGCCGGAGGACGAGGAGGACCAGGAGACGACGGGCCCAAAGGAAACCCAGTATGAGAACCTGGACACACCAGAACATACACAGTTAGACTGCCACACAGATCAGTGACCGCAGATCTCTTTACCGTGTTTAATCATGGGtcttttttattaatttcaggGTCCTGTTGGTTTCCCTGGTGATCCCGGCCCCCCTGGTGAGGTTGGGCCCAGAGTAAGTGTTGTTTTTGAATGATTCacgtttatttatttgcagGGATGTTAAATGTGGCTCCACAGCTGTCGACAGTTCAGTTCAGCCTCTTCACTGCACGTTTGACCTTTGTGCTGAACCGAACAACCCAAAGAAAAACCTCTGACATCATCGTCTTTGTCTTTAGGGTCAGGATGGTGccaagggagagagaggagaggacgGAGAAGCAGGAGAAGCTGTGAGTAAAAAAGATGCAACGATGCAGAAATGAAGGATTAGAAATGATCCAGCTCCTCAATCTTCTCACTCTGCCTCCTATCGCAGGGCACCCCCGGACCTCCTGGTGAGAACGGACCTCCTGGCCCCCCAGGAAAGAGGGTAAGGTCTCCCAGTCTAACCTGCTGCTGTGAAAGATCACTTAAGTAGCAAGTTTTTCTATATagccattttttaaatgttcccagcttttaaaaaaggtgaaaataaCTACAGAGTTTTGcagtttgacattttatttaCCTGAGCATAAACAGATTTATGTCAAATAAGGAGACACAGCCTCACTGTGTTTACTGAGGGTAGAGTATTCACCACCCAAACACCCACCCTGAGCGCAGCACAGTGAAAGCATCCTGGACACCATCAAacatttattctgtttctttccTGTAGTCGTATTTAATTGGCCtctatttaaaatacaaaacatttatATGATTTAGTGAAAAGCTTATTAACTTTGAAGGAATACAGAACTTTATCACTTATGTTCATTGATGCACTGTTACCTCATTTACATGTCAGGGTCCTGCTGGTGCAAGAGGAGCAGAGGGGCGTCAGGGAGAGAAGGGAACCAAGGTGAGTCCTTCAGTTACTAAATGATCTGCACAGATCACAGTAACTATAAGCTTATGGCAGATGATAAGACAAAACTATGTTTACATCTGATTACTGACCCTTTTGTTTCTAATAATGATTCTACAATAAATGATTAACTCTGTTTTTCTCAGGTTCTTATCAATCTTATTTTTGTGATGCATAACTTTTACTGATGCAAAGAATCTTTTAAACGTGTTTCTTTGGCGTCACCTTTCACAGGGAGATCCAGGTGCAGTCGGTCCCCCAGGAAAGACGGGTCCTGTGGGCCCTCAGGGTCAACCAGGAAAACCAGGAACCGAAGGTCTTCGAGGACTCCCGGGATCAGTGGTCAGTTCAGTTTATCAGTCATTTTTGGGTTTATTCAAACAGCAACTAAGCAAATtcactgtgtgtatgtgacacTTGTTGTTTGATGTGTTGCTGTTCGCTCACTAAGTGTGTTAATAATTGTGTTTCAGGGCGAGCAAGGATTACCAGGAGCTGCTGGAGAGAAAGGACCACCTGGACCTTTGGTaagaacaaacacaaagttTGCACTTGATGCTCCGTGACGCTGCACTTTGCTCCTGCTGCCTTCTTTAATCCTCCATCTTTCCTCTTCCTTTCTGTCCTCCTGCTTTCatcctcttcttttcttctttctctgctTCTCCTCCTGCAGGGACCGCCTGGTTTGCCCGGGCTGCGTGGAGACCCCGGAGCCAAGGGAGAGAAGGGACACCAAGGTCTTATCGGTCTCATCGGACCTCCGGGAGAGCAGGGAGAGAAGGGAGACCGAGGCCTTCCTGGGCCTCAGGGATCCTCTGGACCCAAAGGAGAGACCGTAAGTTTGACCTCTGTCACGTGATGAAGAGCAGGCAGTGAAacctttgttattttatttgactcttttttaaatggaaatgaTTCTCATGTCTTGTAACACAGGGACTTCCTGGAGGCACCGGACCCCTCGGCCCTGCTGGTCCTCCTGGTCTTCCTGTAagtatttgtgttgttttattccAGGAACATGACGTcattcttcctcctcctgctcctgaaaCCTGTCATTGAAGCCGTTTTATTAAAGTCTGACATCTTTTGCAGGGTCCTCAAGGTATCAAAG encodes:
- the col11a2 gene encoding collagen alpha-2(XI) chain isoform X5, producing the protein MDIGACPFRKKRRPWRMDFSSFALVTVALAVCQTAVVRADPVDVLRALQVPSLPEGVKKVPGFCTSRRSSSPDHAFRITKKAQISAPTKQLFSGRFPENFSVMALVKAQAGLQAFLLSIYSEQGVQQLGIELGRSPVFLYEDQSGKPAPEDYPLFKGVNLADGKWHRIAFSVSKKNVTLLLDCKKKMTRPLPRGNKAVVDTNGITVFGARLLDEEVFQGDIQQLLIASNPQAAYDFCEHYSPDCDSPLPKTQAQDPNTYYFDEEQDDHEYPYYYEETTGIPSFFASPSPQPGAPNQQDVDTEYSEAGHTPTETDYYYEETFTQPEGEVVGQEENAVQPQVEPALVGEEVDAAKAGGTGEELFTEEYETGDVGLKEYDYNYRDYNEPSPEAAEVDGNIGPALSAVTDEGGAAVRGQKGEKGEPAVLEPGMLIEGPPGPEGPAGPSGPPGSSGPPGSAGDPGERGPPGRPGLPGADGVPGPPGTSLMLPFRFGQSGGDKGPVVSAQEAQAAAILSQARMALKGPPGPMGFTGRPGPLGSPGSPGLKGELGDPGPQGPRGPHGLMGPPGKAGRRGRAGADGARGMPGEPGAKGDRGFDGLPGLPGDKGHRGDSGPMGPPGGTGEDGERGDDGDVGPRGLPGEPGPRGLLGPKGPPGIPGPPGVRGNDGPHGPKGSLGPQGEPGPPGQQGTPGTQGMPGPQGAIGPPGEKGPTGKPGLPGMPGADGPPGHPGKEGPPGTKGNQGPNGPQGAIGYPGPRGVKGEQGIRGLKGHKGEKGEDGFPGIKGDFGVKGERGEIGVSGPRGEDGPEGPKGRVGPPGEVGAIGLIGEKGKLGVPGVPGYPGRQGPKGSLGFPGFPGSNGEKGTRGPSGKPGPRGQRGPTGPRGQRGPRGATGKPGAKGTSGSDGPHGPPGERGLPGPQGANGFPGPKGPPGPPGKDGLPGHPGQRGEVGFQGKMGPPGPPGVVGPQGPSGETGPMGERGHPGPLGPPGEQGLPGPSGKEGTKGDPGPPGRPGKDGPAGLRGFPGERGLPGTPGGGGLKGGEGPAGPPGPAGSPGERGPAGTAGPIGPPGRPGPQGPPGPAGEKGVPGEKGPIGPAGRDGVQGPVGLPGPAGTAGVPGEDGDKGEVGEPGQKGAKGGKGEHGPPGPPGPLGPVGQPGPAGADGDLGPRGQQGPFGAKGDEGTRGFPGAPGPIGLQGLPGPSGEKGETGDVGPMGPPGPPGPRGPAGPSGADGPQGPPGGIGNPGPVGEKGEPGEAGPPGIVGEPGKKGPRGERGEKGEAGQPGTAGPAGGRGGPGDDGPKGNPGPVGFPGDPGPPGEVGPRGQDGAKGERGEDGEAGEAGTPGPPGENGPPGPPGKRGPAGARGAEGRQGEKGTKGDPGAVGPPGKTGPVGPQGQPGKPGTEGLRGLPGSVGEQGLPGAAGEKGPPGPLGPPGLPGLRGDPGAKGEKGHQGLIGLIGPPGEQGEKGDRGLPGPQGSSGPKGETGLPGGTGPLGPAGPPGLPGPQGIKGAKGASGGAGPKGEKGVQGPPGPPGPPGEVIQPLPIQRSPKSKRSIDASQLAPEFDPDMPASDTAGTEFLMGSEGMEEIFGSLNSLRQEIETMRFPLGTQDSPARTCQDLNLSQPDLKDGEYWIDPNQGCSRDSFKVFCNFTTGETCLYPSKDVNTVEMSSWDKETPGSWYSQFSTGSKFSYVDSNGEPVGVVQLGFLRLLSVQARQNLTYHCHRSVAWADQSAKNNYQRALHFLGANDEELSYETNPYIKALIDGCSYRKGFDRTVLEISTPQLEHLPLRDIKVSDFGEKNQQFGFEVGPVCFQA